The genome window CCTTTCAGTTCATGAGTAGCGCCGGCTTTACCCAGCTGCTGCTGGGCCTAGGCCGGCAGGCCTACTGGTACTGCGTCGATTTCATGGTGAACCTGGCCAATCTCACCGATACGAGCTATCCTGAAGCCAATACCTGGATTCTGCTACTTCTGATTCCGGGGCTGCTGGTTTCGCTGGCACTGGTGCGCGTCTGGCAGCGCCGCCGGCTGAGGACAGGGAAGTAGGCTACTATCGTTGACCATGGCCGGGGTGGTGCCACGGGTGCGTAAGCCGCCGCGCTGTGCCGAGCATACTTTTAAGGCGGTAATGGGGCTGGTAGGTAACGGGAAGCGTGTAGCTTCGCAGCTATGAAACAAGGGCAACGCCTATGGACGCGGGATGAGCTGCTGCTGGCAATCAACCTGTACTGCAAGCTGCCTTTCGGACAGCTGCACAAAGATAATCCCGCTATTATTCAACTGGCGGGACTGCTGGGGCGCACGCCCAGTTCAGTGGCCTTGAAGCTGGTGAACTTCGCCAGCCTGGACCCGAGCCTGGATCGGGCGGGCATGAGCAACGCCAGCCACTTGGACCGGCAGGTGTGGGCAGAGTTCTACGCCGACTGGGGTGGGCGGGCGCTGGAAAGCGAGCAGCGGCTGGCCGAAGCGCAGCACCTGACGCTGGAAGAAGTGGCGGCGGAGTACGAGCCGCTGCCGCCGGTACCGGTGGGCCGGGTGCGGGAGCAGCTGGTGCAGGTGCGGGTGAATCAGCAGTTTTTCCGGCGCACGGTGCTGGCGGCCTATGATAATACGTGCTGCGTAACGGGGCTGCGGCAGCCGGCGCTGCTGGTGGCGGGCCACATCCGGCCTTGGGCAGTGGACGAGGCCAACCGGCTAAATCCGCGAAACGGTCTGGCCTTGAATGCCCTGCACGACCGGGCTTTTGAGCTGGGGCTGTTCACGATTCGGCCCGAGGATTACGTGATTGAGGTGGCGCCGGCGGTGCGGGCGGGTAACCGGCCCGATGCCCAGGCGGCCGGCGGGCTGCTGGGGCAGTACCATGGGCAGCCGTTACGGCTGCCGGCGCGGCGGCGGTTTCTGCCTGATCCGGATTTTTTGGACTGGCACCGGGCAAAGTGGCGCAAAGTGGCATGATGGGTAAGGAAAGGAGAAAACAGGCAGCCTTTGCCGCAACAGGTTGAGCGTGAGTTGTATAGAGATGATTTATAGCAAAATATCTATTTAGTTGGAGGAAATAATGTTTAGCTGAATTATAACGACCGGATCATCTTCCATGATCTGCAGCTTAGTCCCGCAACCGTTCACGCGGTTGGTTCCGTAGCCTGACTCCCACATTACGCGGCCTGGTCACGCCGGCTCAGTTACCGGCTCCCTTACTTCAAGTTGAAGCAGCCAGTTCCTGCTCAAGCAAGCTATTGCGGCAGTGTTGCCACTTACGCGTGTTGGACAGGGTCGTGGGAGCGGATCCACTCCCGGTAATCGCAGCCGAAGGTATAATTGGTGCAGCCGTAGAAGGCCCACTGCTTGCCGTTGGTCGTGCCACTGCGTTTCACCATACCGGCTGTAATGCACACCGGACATTTTTTGGAGCTTAGCTGGGTGCTTTTGCCTTCCAGCTCCAGGATGAACTTGGACTTGGCGGCCGGGTCGGTGATGAGCACAACGTGCTCTTTGGCCCGGGTGAGGGCCACGTAGAATAGCCGGCGCTCCTCGCTGTTTTCAAACTGATCGGCTTCGCTCAGCAGCAGGCTCAGCACCGGGTCGTCGGACATTTCCGAGGGGAAGCCGAACCGGCCGGCGTTGCAGTTGAGCACCAGGACGATATCCGCTTCCAGGCCCTTGGACTTGTGGACGGTGAGGAAGGGGATGCGCAGGGTAACGGGCTGGCCCTGGCCGTCGTGGTAGGCGTAGTGGATGGTGTCGTCGGCGTCGATGTGGAAGGGGCCGCCGGCGTTGCGGAGGCGCCGCAGGTCGAAGGAGTAGCGACCCAGCACGAGGATTTCCTTGCGGGCGATATCCGGCGTGGTGGCAATGAGCTCGTTGAGCACCTGCTGGAGCACAGCGGTGTCGTTCTGCTCCTCTGACTGGCCGTAGACGATGCGGTAGGTGGTCTGCTTGCCGGCGCTGCCGCTTTTTAGGGCCTTGGACACCTGGCTGGGGTTGCGCATGATGAACTGCGACGATTCCGTGATGAGGGGCTCGTGGAAGCGGTAGGTCCGTTCAATCTTGGACTGGAGCGTGAACCCGAAATAGCGGCTGAAGTCTTTGAACAGGGAAAGGTCGCTGCCAGCAAAGCGGTAAATGGACTGCCAGTCGTCGCCCACGCAGAAAAGCCGGCAGTGCGGATTCTGGTCTTTGAGGGCGCGGATCAGCTGGTAGCGGCTCTGTGAAAGGTCCTGGAACTCGTCGATGATGATGTAATCGAAGCGGTGCTGGTAGGCGCCCGAGCGGACGTGGGAGGTGGCCAGGCTGATCAGGTCGCTGAAGTCAATCTCCCGGCGGGTGGCCAGCTCCTGCTGGTAGCGGGTGTACAGGGGCGCTACCAGGTCCAGAAACAGCAGGTTGCGCTGCTGGACCCGCGCCGGGGTGCCCTCGTTTTTCCGGCGCACGTCCTCTAGGGAGTCGTTGTTGGACTTCATCAGGGTGATGAAGGTTTGCAGCAGCGTCTGGAAGCTGGTCACCTCGTAGGTGGCGGCTTGGGAGATGATGGCCCAGATTTCGGCGGGCGTTTTGGGGCGCAGCACGATGCCGTGTCGGGTCAGATTGGCAGTCAGATTATCGAAGAGTGAGTCCTCTTGCATCTCGTAGCTGAAGGTTTCTACCAGCGCCGTGCCGTACTGCCGGCTGGTTTGCCGGGCCCATTCGATTTTGCGCCAATAGATGGCGCGGGCTTCCTCCAGTGACTGGCCGGGCTTGGCGAAGAAGGCCGGCACGTTGCCGTCCCGGTCAACGCCGAAATGCTCGAGATACACCCGGACGTCGCCCTGGGTGATGGTGAAATCGGGCTTCCACTGGGCGTGGTCCGGAGAGGCAGTATCGTACTCGTAGGGGTACTCATACTGGTACTCCACGCCGTGGAAAAGCAGGAAGTTGGCAATGCGGCACTCCTCCACGCTTTTCACGATTTCCTGCCGGTAGGTCTTCTTGCCCTGGCGGCTGCCTTCCAGGCGCTTGTACGAGCGGAAGTTGTTGTCCTTGAGGAACTGGATGTACTCGCCCTGGTTCTGAAACTCGGCGGCGGGCTTGGCCGGCTTGAGGTGGTGGACGAAATACGTGGTGACTTTCTCGGCGTAGGCCGGATCGAGCATGAGCTGCTGGAAGGCCGCCAGGATAAACCGGCCGAACTGGCTTTCGTCGTAGAGGGAAGGCTGCTTACCCTGCACGGCGCCGATGATGTCTTTGCCGAACTTGTGGAAGGTGCGCGGCTGCAGCCCCTCGATGCTGATACGGGCGGAAAGGGTGGCGGCTGACTTATTGGTGAAGGAGATGAGCAGGATGTTGTCCGGGCTGGTGCCGTACCGGTCCATTACGTACTGGACCTTGCCGATGATTGTGGTGGTTTTGCCGGAGCCCGCGCCGGCCACGACCAGGGAGTTATCCTCGTCGCTGACGATGGCCGTGCGCTGCTGCACGTCGAGGCTGCGGCCCTCCACCTGGCTGAAGAGGTGGTCGTACTTCACCATTTCCTGGGGGATGAAGGCGGCGTTGTGGGCCAGTCGCAGGTCGTTGCCCTGCTGGTGGTAGCTAAGGAAGTCGTGGACGGCAGCTTTCTCCAGCGCGGTCAGGTTGCTGCGCTGGTACCCGGCCTGACTGATCGTGGTGTACAGGTGGTAGTACCGGGTCTGCCAGGTGGTGAGCTGATAGTTGCTGAAATAGCCGGCTGTAGGGGCCGTGTGGACTTTGAACGCTTGGGCCGCGGGCTCCATTTCCACCAGCCACATCCGCAGCTGGGTGGTGAGCTCGTTACGCGTACTCGCGGCCGCGTGCCGCCGGTAGCCCAGAAACCCAACCAGCAACACCAGCATGCCCCCTATGGCATAGCCCAGTAAGGGGGGCTGCTCGGCGGTAGCATGGACGCTGTCGCAGCTTGCCAGGCGGCAGGCCCGACGGCCCAGCTTGCGCGCGGCGGCAGCTGTGGTTTCGGTTAACGAAGTGGAGCAGTTGTTGAGCCCGGTGCAGTCGCTGTTCAGATGGAATACCTTGCTGCGGTTACCATCGCAGAGGTAGACGGTGGTTGTCTTGGTGAGGGTAGTGCCGGTGGCCTGAACCAGAGCCGGTGGCACGGGAGTGCTCAGGAGCAGCGCCACTCCCAGGATAATAGAACGCATGTAAGCGGGTAGTGAAACAGGTAGGCGGACGGCAGCCGGGGGCTGGTCCAGGATAAAGGTTGTCAGACATGCATGCCCATCCCTCTTACATGAGGGACTGACATAGGGGATTTGCTAAACTGACTAATGTTGAGTTAGCTCAAAGATGGAGGATGAGTAGCAACTCATCCACGTTACGCTCCCGCGGGTATCCGCAAATGCGGCGTAAATCTACTGCGCTATCCCGTGGCTATTGCTAAACAAGACTGGGAGGTTGTTTAAAAACACTGGCCTTGGTTACAGTCAATAATGCATTCCGACTTGATGAAAGGTAGTGCACGGTGTAACGATGTGTTCGGAAGGCAGTGTGGGGTTTTTGTTAGCAGGTCAGGCACGCTAACTACCACCATGGAGCAATGCACCCTGGCAAGATGTGTAGGGTCAGCATCCTGGCTTGTGGCTGGTGAAATAGCACGTGATTGATAAGAGGGCTTTAATAGTCAATCCTGGACTCAACTTAGTACCGATAATACTTACTTATCGGTACTAAGAAAGAAGAAAAACTCCGCAAGATGACTGATTATAAAATGTATCACAAAGATTTATATATATGAAGTGAGCTAAAGGATTGTTGCAAAAATTGTAATGCTAATAGTTGATCATTTGTATATTATTCCAAGTATATTTTCTACTACTAAGACAA of Hymenobacter yonginensis contains these proteins:
- a CDS encoding HNH endonuclease, which produces MKQGQRLWTRDELLLAINLYCKLPFGQLHKDNPAIIQLAGLLGRTPSSVALKLVNFASLDPSLDRAGMSNASHLDRQVWAEFYADWGGRALESEQRLAEAQHLTLEEVAAEYEPLPPVPVGRVREQLVQVRVNQQFFRRTVLAAYDNTCCVTGLRQPALLVAGHIRPWAVDEANRLNPRNGLALNALHDRAFELGLFTIRPEDYVIEVAPAVRAGNRPDAQAAGGLLGQYHGQPLRLPARRRFLPDPDFLDWHRAKWRKVA
- a CDS encoding UvrD-helicase domain-containing protein, whose protein sequence is MRSIILGVALLLSTPVPPALVQATGTTLTKTTTVYLCDGNRSKVFHLNSDCTGLNNCSTSLTETTAAAARKLGRRACRLASCDSVHATAEQPPLLGYAIGGMLVLLVGFLGYRRHAAASTRNELTTQLRMWLVEMEPAAQAFKVHTAPTAGYFSNYQLTTWQTRYYHLYTTISQAGYQRSNLTALEKAAVHDFLSYHQQGNDLRLAHNAAFIPQEMVKYDHLFSQVEGRSLDVQQRTAIVSDEDNSLVVAGAGSGKTTTIIGKVQYVMDRYGTSPDNILLISFTNKSAATLSARISIEGLQPRTFHKFGKDIIGAVQGKQPSLYDESQFGRFILAAFQQLMLDPAYAEKVTTYFVHHLKPAKPAAEFQNQGEYIQFLKDNNFRSYKRLEGSRQGKKTYRQEIVKSVEECRIANFLLFHGVEYQYEYPYEYDTASPDHAQWKPDFTITQGDVRVYLEHFGVDRDGNVPAFFAKPGQSLEEARAIYWRKIEWARQTSRQYGTALVETFSYEMQEDSLFDNLTANLTRHGIVLRPKTPAEIWAIISQAATYEVTSFQTLLQTFITLMKSNNDSLEDVRRKNEGTPARVQQRNLLFLDLVAPLYTRYQQELATRREIDFSDLISLATSHVRSGAYQHRFDYIIIDEFQDLSQSRYQLIRALKDQNPHCRLFCVGDDWQSIYRFAGSDLSLFKDFSRYFGFTLQSKIERTYRFHEPLITESSQFIMRNPSQVSKALKSGSAGKQTTYRIVYGQSEEQNDTAVLQQVLNELIATTPDIARKEILVLGRYSFDLRRLRNAGGPFHIDADDTIHYAYHDGQGQPVTLRIPFLTVHKSKGLEADIVLVLNCNAGRFGFPSEMSDDPVLSLLLSEADQFENSEERRLFYVALTRAKEHVVLITDPAAKSKFILELEGKSTQLSSKKCPVCITAGMVKRSGTTNGKQWAFYGCTNYTFGCDYREWIRSHDPVQHA